The sequence CACAAAAGAACACTGAGAGAGCACCAATGATGATGCCAAAGAGAGACACTGCACCAAGAGCTAGATAAAAGTAGCCAACGATGCTAAATATAAAAAGTCCAAGCCCAAAGACTAGCGCCCAAAATACATCTTTTTTACTCTCTTTTGTTGTCATCATTTTTCCTTTTAAGCTAAAATTCCAGCACCATTTATCGCTTGGCTGCGCTCTTTTGCATAAATTCTCTCGCCATTTATCACGTCATATTTCCAGATCGGCGCATTTGCCTTAAAGTCCTCGACAAACTCGTTTATAAGTCTTAGCGCGACCTTTCTTTGAGGACTCACAATGCCTGCAACATAAGAGCTCGTATGCACGGCCACATCGCCCTTTGAGTGAGCAAAAAGTACGTAGGCATTTTCTTTTTTGGCTCGCTCTTCCCAAACTTCTAGCCATTTTTTAAGGATCGGTTCATAGATATCAAAGCTAAGCGCCGAAATGCCACCTTCTTCTCTTACGATCCCAACAAAAGTGATGAGCGCACCGCAGTTTTTATCCTTAAAGCGTTCATACCACTCGTTTGTGATGCTTTGAACATCCAAGCTTCCATTATAAATTTGCATCTTAGCCCCCACAAACTGGCGGTAATATAGAAATTTTATCGCCTGATTTAAGAGCAAAATTTATATCGCTTACGATCTCATCATTTACAGCCACAGCACAGATATTTAGCCATTTTTTAAGCTCTTCTTTCTGGCTTAAAGCTGCTTTTACTTCACCTAAATTTTTTGCTTCTACTTTTATATTTTCAAGCCCGATAGGCCCAAGAAATTCGATCTCTATCACGTTTTATCCTTTGAGATTTTTGCTGATTTTACTTAAAAATAAATTTAGATATACTTATTTAAAAATTTAAAAAGCGAGCAAAAATGAACGAAATTTTAAAGAGCATAAAAACCCCAGTCTACGTTTGTGAAGAGGCAAAAGTACGTAAAAATTTAGAGCTTTTAAAATATGTCAAAGAGCAAAGCGGAGCCAAAATTTTAGTAGCACTTAAGGGCTTTGCATTTAGCGGAGTGATGGATATGGTTGGCTCTTATCTTGATGGTGCGACTTGTAGCGGGCTTCATGAGGCAAAATTTGCAAGCGAATACGTAAAAGGCGAGATCCACACGTATAGTCCAGCCTTTAAAGACGAGGATTTTGATGAAATTTTAAAAATTTCAAAGCACATTACATTTAACTCTTTTGCGCAGTGGCAAAAATTTAAGGGTATTGCCCTAGAAAATGGTGTAATTTGCGGCCTGCGCGTAAATCCAGAGGTCTCGCTAGCACCGACTGATAGCTACAATCCATGCGGTAAATTTAGCAGGCTTGGCATCACGAGAGCAAATTTTAAACCTGAGCTTCTTGATGGCATTAGTGGGCTTCATTTTCACGCGCTTTGCGAGGAGAGTGCGAGTAGCTTGCAGACCGTGCTAGAGGCGTTTGAGGAGAAATTTGGCGAGTTTATCCCAAAGATGAAATGGATAAATATGGGCGGAGGACATCACATCACGAGGGCTGATTACGACGTGGAGCTGCTTATAAAGATAGTTAGGCGCTTCCGCGAGAAGTACGGCGTAGAGGTCTATCTGGAGCCTGGTGAGGCGGTTGGCTGGCAGACTGGCTTTTTGATAAGCAGCGTGCTTGACATCGTACATAACGAAAAAGATATTGCTATCCTTGACACCTCGGCCGAGGCGCATATGCCTGATACCGTGCTCATGCCTTACCGTCCAGCTGTTAGAGGTGAGAGTAAAAATGGCAAATTTGCTTATAGATTTGGCGGTAATACCTGCTTAGCTGGCGATATAGTGGGGCTTGAAGCGGGCGATGCGGAGTATAAATTTGATAGTGAGCTAAAAATTGATGACCGCGTCATCTTTGAAGATCAGATTCACTACACCATCGTGAAAAACACGACATTTAATGGTATAAAACTACCTGATTTAGTACTTTTAAAAGAAAATGGCGAGATTAAAATGATCCGCGAATTCGGATATGAAGAGTATAGGCGTAGAAACTAATCACTGGTGTTTTGGCTAGCTTTTGGTAGCTAAATACTAAAAGTTCATTTGTATGTATATCTATAAAAATTTTATAGATTAATACCCATAAATTTTGGCAAGTTTATCTATCTTTGCACTCTTTTGCCAGTTGTATTTGGTTTTATTTGCGATACTTTGAGCTAATTCTTTACCGAAATGATCACTGATAAAGCCAAGGGCCATATCCATGCCAGTAGCCACGCCTGAAGCCGTGTAAAATTTACCTGCTCTCACCCATCTGGCGCGCTCTTGCCATTTTACCGCCTCGCCGCAACTTTTTACCCACTCAAGCGATCTTTTATTTGAGGTAGCTTTTAGTCCGTCAAGCTCTCCTGTGCGAGCTAGCAAGGCTGAGCCAGTGTAGAGACTAAGGCAAAAATTTGAAGCCAGAATATACTTTTTAAGATACGATATAAACTCGTTGCCATTAGATCAAGCGCCTCATAATCATTAAAAAGATAAAAGAGGTTCATTTCTCTGCTTTTTGGATAGAAATTTTAAAAATCTTTGGTGTTCTCGTTTAAATTTTAAAAGCAAAATCTGAAATAATTTTTAACTATAAAATAGGATGAATTTAGATTTAATATTCTTATAAAAATTAACAAAGCTTAAATATTTTTTATAAATTTTTTAGTAATCTTTTTTGCTAAGGTTTGCTTGTGATTAGCTCTGATATAATAGCGATCAAAATAGCGTAGCTATGCAATTTAACGTATTTAACCAATACTTAAATTGTTTAAGCTCAAACTCATAAAGGACTACAATGACGAGAATTCTTACTCTGCTTTTTACATTATTTGTAACAGCAATGGCAACTCAAGGACCAACTGGCGTCAATCAATATAATAGTGCCATTTGGGCGGCTGAAAGGATAGAAAATATCAAGCCATACGAACAAGGTTTGGGGCCGATATTTACTTTTATCCAAGGTAATGATTATTTTGCAATAGCAGCACTTTCTATCATTTTGGCTGTTATTGGAGCATTTGCATTACACTTTTTAATCATTGGGCCAAAACATTTTAGCCATGATGGTAAAAAGGTATTTGCTTTTTCATTGATCATACGTATAGCTCATGGTTTGGCAGCGATCTCATGGATTATTTTAGTGCCAACTGGTATCATCATTATGTGGGGTGCAGAGCTTGGCGGTGGAACATTTGTGCGTTTCTGTAGATACTTGCACGATACAGCAACTGTGATCTTTGCTGTTTCTGTGCTTCCTATGTTATTTACCTGGACAAAGAGAATGCTTCCAGCAATTTATGATATCAGATGGATGATGATAGTTGGTGGCTATTTATCAAAGAAAAAGAGACCTGTTCCAGCTGGTAAATTTAATGCTGGTCAAAAAGCATGGTACTGGATCGCTATCCCTGGTGGTATCGTTATGATAATTACTGGTGCGATTATGTATTTTACGGACTTTAAAGAGCCAGCGGTTGCTTCTTGGTTTGGTCTTACACAAATTGATCTTTTAAGATACAGCGTAATTATCCATAATTGCCTTGGCATCGCATGTGCAGTGTTTTTCTTAGTTCATATTTATATGGCAGCTATTGCTATTCATGGTGCTATTTGGTCAATGATTACTGGATATAAAGAGGAAGAAGAAGTTTATGTTCTTCATCACTACTGGTATCAAGAGCTCGTTAGAGAGAATAAAATTCCAGTATCTGATTATGAAAAGTCTTACACAAATTTAAAATAATTAACTTTACTCTGACCTTGCTAGTAAGCGAGGTCAAAGCTCTCTTTTATCTCAAATTTATACATTAAAATTTTTAAAATAATTAATATTTTTTTGGCTATAATCCAAACTAGTTTCAAGGTTTGAAATACTAATTGCAAAAGGAAAAATCATGACAACAATTGATTGTAGAAATTTAGAGTGTCCAAAACCAGTCATAATGACAAAAAATGCACTTGATAGTTTAAGTGAAGGCGAAAGCTTAGAAATTTTGGTAAATGCACTAGCCCCAAAAGAAAATATTTTAAGATTTTTAAAAAATCGAAATATAAACTTTAGCCTCGAAAGCAATGGCAACGAAACTAAAATTTTAGCTACAAAAGGTAAAAATGCGCTTGAGCTTACAAATTTTGATGAGTTTGTCTGCGACATAACACCAAAAAATAATAAAGTACTCTATCTGAATGAAGAGCGCGCGGGAAGTGGCGAAGTGGGAATAAATTTACTATCAAAATTCTTAGGAGCATTTCTTCAAGTTGAGAAAAAACCAAAGATAATAATCTGCGTAAATAACGCTGTAAAGATGACTACAAACCGCTCACACCCAAGCTTTAAGCCGCTTAAAGATCTTGAAGCTGCTGGTGTTAAAATTTTAAGCTGCGGAAGCTGCTTGGAGGCTTATAAGCTAGTAAGTGATCTTGCGATTGGCGAAATTTCAAATGCTTATGAGATCATCGACATACTCTCAACTCACGAGCAAATCAAATTATGATCTACCACGACAAAAAGCTTACGCAGTTCGTTAGAGCCGCTGGTTGAGCTGCTAAGCTTGACCCGTCGGGTCTAAACAAAACGATTAGTAGTTTAAATTTATCTCATCCAAATCTGCTCTCAAGCACCAATTCTAACGAGGATGCGAGTGTTTTTAAAATTTCAAGTGATCTTGCACTTGTTCAAACGCTTGATTTTATAACGCCTGTGGTAAATGATCCATTTATTTACGGTCAAATCGCTGCTGCAAATAGCCTAAGCGACGTCTTTGCAATGGGTGGCGAGGTGATAAATGCTCTAAATATCGTAGGCTTTGATAGCTGCAACTTGGCACCTGAAATTTTAGGTGAAATTTTGAAAGGTGGAGCCGATAAAGTAAAAGAGTGTGGTGGCATTATAGTTGGCGGGCATACGATCGAGACACAGCAGATGTATTATGGGCTTAGCGTCACTGGAAGGGTTCATCCTGATAAATTTTGGGCAAATAATACTGCCATAAATGGCAATGTTTTGATACTTACAAAGCCCCTTGGAAGCGGTATTTTAAGTACAGCAATAAAGGCTGATTTATTAAGCATGGAGCAAATAAAAGAGGCTGCAACTATCATGGCACAGCTAAATTTTTATGCATTAAAAGCACTTGATAGCATCAAAGTCTACGGCGCTACTGATGTGACCGGATTTGGCTTTTTGGGACATTTAAGCGAAATGTTAAATGAAAAGATCAGTTTTGAAATTTATGAAAAAAACGTGCCAATCATTGCAAGCGCAAAGGAATTTGCAGATATGGGCATCATCCCAGAGGGAAGCTATAAAAACCGCGAATTTGCAAAGCATTTTATAGACAAAGAAGCTGATATTTTGCTATTTGACGCACAAACTTCAGGTGGGCTTTTGCTCGCAGTTGGCGAAAAGGATGCGATGCTTGCAGTAAAACGCTTAAAAGAAGTAGGTTATGAGCACTCAGCTATCGTTGGCTCTGCGGTGTCAAAGAGCGAGTTTGGTATATTTTTAAGATAAATTTTTAAAAATAGCATGCTATCTCATTGCGTTAGTGAAATCTTTTAATTTACTTAACCATTCTATAATTTCAAAAACTACAAAGGAGAGATGATGAATTATCTTGAAATTTTAAAATTTCGTCATGCTTGCAAGGTTTTTGACGAAAGCAAAAAAATCAGTGCTGGAGAGTTTGATTTTATACTAGAAGCTGGCAGGTTAAGCCCTAGCTCAACTGGTCTTGAGCAGTGGGATATCTTAGTCGTTCAAAATAAAGAGCTTAGAGAAAAAATAAAAGCTCTTTCATGGAATCAAGTACAAATCACATCTTGCTCGCATTTAGTTGTCGTTTTAGCTAAGATCAAAGAGGTAAAATTTGGAAGCGCATACGTTAATAAAATGATCGCTAGAAATACCAATAAAGATCCTGAAGCCATTGCTGCAAGGCAAAAATTTTATCATGACTTTTTGCTTGCAAATTTTAAAAACGATGATGAGCTAACATTTCAGTGGTCGCATGAACAGTGCATGATAATTGCCACAAATATGATGAATGCAGCTGCAAGTTTGGGCATTGATAGTTGCCCGATAGAAGGCTTTGATAGACATGCTTTAAATGAACTTTTGGGGCTTGATGAGAGCTTTCAAAGAGTGGCTATCATGGTGCCATTTGGCTACCGCCTAAATCCACAACCAAAAAAACTTCGTAGAGAAATTTCTGATATCGTTACTTGGATCTATTAAGATATTTGAACCAAATTTTAAATAAATCAATAAATTCTAAATAAATACTTACCTTTATAAACCCAAATCAAGTAAAAATGGGATAAAATCAGAGCCAAAACCTAAACTAACGAGGTGTCTATCGTGCTTGAGAAACAAAAAACCAGCCTTCAAATAGTAAAAATGTTTTATACAAAGGCTATTTTACTTCTACTCTCATTTATATTTTTAGCATTATTTGTAGTTTGTACTGGCACGAACGATATAAAGTATGATCTTAGCTCAACTAATTCAAATATAAAATCATCAATCTCAAATAGCTTTTTTATAATAAAAAATGATCTATTTTTAAAATCAAAAATGGTTGAAGCAGGTCTTAGTGATATGCTATTTGATAAAAATTCAACAAAAAACGATCTTTATATAGCTTTTTATGTTTTTGATAAAAATAGAAATTTAATCTATTCAAAGAGATTTTTAGGTGCTGATGACATAGCCGAAAAGGATCTATCTCGGCTTAGGTTAAACGAGACAGATGCTGGAAAATTTACAGTATCGGATCGAGTTTATAAAAACAGTCGTTTTAGAGACATTTATGCATCTTATGGACTAAAAAATGGAGGCAGTATTTTAGTTCAAATTGATATAAAATTTTTGCAAAACTACACTAATGTAGGTTACGATGATAAAAGCAAAACTTATGCTTATCTGGTAGATAAATATGGAAATTTATCAAGAGATGAGTTTTATAAAAAATTTGATGAATCGATGTTTTTGCCTTATGTGAGTCTTGGCGACGAGTTTAAAGAGGATAAAATAATATTTTCTTTAAGCCATATGAGCTTTTATCTCATAAGCTATATGCCAGAGTATAAAATTTTTGTTATTACAGCTTCAACGAAGCATTTTCATATCTTTATGCAGTTTGTGTTATTTTGGCTATCGATCTTTTGTTTTATATCTTCTTTAATTTTATGGGTTAGAGATGTAAAATTTGTAAAAAATAGAATAATGCCAGCTTTAAAAGAGGTAAGAGATACTTTAGATGGCGATGAATACGAGATAAAACGAAGCCTTAATGTAACAGAATTTGAAGATATAAAAAATGGAATAAACAAGCTAAAGATAGAAGCCAAAAAAGCAACTGATGGGCTAGAAGAATACAAAAGTAGATTTGGCTATATTTTTGAGCAAAGCTTTTTGAAAATAGTAGTTTATGATGCTTATAGCGGCGATATTATTGATGCTAGTAATGCATTTTTATCTTCTGTTGGCTACACAAAAGATGAGATTATAGAGCTAAATTTAAATGATTTAATAGATGACGATTTTGCATTGTTTATGCAAATGAAACAAGATGCTCAAAATAGCGATATGAGTTTTAAAATCAAGCTAAAAACAAAAGATGGTGGCACTAAAGAGGGATTTTTACAAGAGTCACAGATTGAGCTAAGGGATTCTAGGCTAAATTTTATGCTTATACATGAGCTTGACGATGGAAAATTTACGAAAAAGGATAACGAAGCAATAAATGATTATTCGTTTTTATCGCCAAATGTAATAGCAGAAGCTTTAAGCAGCGATCCATTTTCTATCGTAAGAAGTACGCAAAATATCGATAGTGTCTTTAAAGTCCCACAAGATAAGAAGCTTATAAATTTAAAAGATCTAATAAGTCCTGAAAGTTTAGATGAGTTTGCTGTAAATGTTTCTAATGAATCTAAAAAATTCTTTGAAAAAGGTAGCAAAAATAGCGAAATAAATCTCGTAGCCAATATGCAAACAAACGAAAATAACAAAACGCCATTTAAGATAAAAGTAAAATTTATAGGTAATGGTGCTGATAAAGAGCGAAAGATCATATACTTTTTTAATGACTTAAGTGATATAGCGAAGTTGCAAGAAAAATATGATGCTGAATTAAAATATTTTCAAAGCATACTTTGGGCAAGCCAAGCGCTTGTCTTTTCAT comes from Campylobacter concisus and encodes:
- a CDS encoding molybdopterin synthase catalytic subunit produces the protein MQIYNGSLDVQSITNEWYERFKDKNCGALITFVGIVREEGGISALSFDIYEPILKKWLEVWEERAKKENAYVLFAHSKGDVAVHTSSYVAGIVSPQRKVALRLINEFVEDFKANAPIWKYDVINGERIYAKERSQAINGAGILA
- a CDS encoding MoaD/ThiS family protein — encoded protein: MIEIEFLGPIGLENIKVEAKNLGEVKAALSQKEELKKWLNICAVAVNDEIVSDINFALKSGDKISILPPVCGG
- the nspC gene encoding carboxynorspermidine decarboxylase, yielding MNEILKSIKTPVYVCEEAKVRKNLELLKYVKEQSGAKILVALKGFAFSGVMDMVGSYLDGATCSGLHEAKFASEYVKGEIHTYSPAFKDEDFDEILKISKHITFNSFAQWQKFKGIALENGVICGLRVNPEVSLAPTDSYNPCGKFSRLGITRANFKPELLDGISGLHFHALCEESASSLQTVLEAFEEKFGEFIPKMKWINMGGGHHITRADYDVELLIKIVRRFREKYGVEVYLEPGEAVGWQTGFLISSVLDIVHNEKDIAILDTSAEAHMPDTVLMPYRPAVRGESKNGKFAYRFGGNTCLAGDIVGLEAGDAEYKFDSELKIDDRVIFEDQIHYTIVKNTTFNGIKLPDLVLLKENGEIKMIREFGYEEYRRRN
- a CDS encoding formate dehydrogenase subunit gamma, whose product is MTRILTLLFTLFVTAMATQGPTGVNQYNSAIWAAERIENIKPYEQGLGPIFTFIQGNDYFAIAALSIILAVIGAFALHFLIIGPKHFSHDGKKVFAFSLIIRIAHGLAAISWIILVPTGIIIMWGAELGGGTFVRFCRYLHDTATVIFAVSVLPMLFTWTKRMLPAIYDIRWMMIVGGYLSKKKRPVPAGKFNAGQKAWYWIAIPGGIVMIITGAIMYFTDFKEPAVASWFGLTQIDLLRYSVIIHNCLGIACAVFFLVHIYMAAIAIHGAIWSMITGYKEEEEVYVLHHYWYQELVRENKIPVSDYEKSYTNLK
- the yedF gene encoding sulfurtransferase-like selenium metabolism protein YedF, producing MTTIDCRNLECPKPVIMTKNALDSLSEGESLEILVNALAPKENILRFLKNRNINFSLESNGNETKILATKGKNALELTNFDEFVCDITPKNNKVLYLNEERAGSGEVGINLLSKFLGAFLQVEKKPKIIICVNNAVKMTTNRSHPSFKPLKDLEAAGVKILSCGSCLEAYKLVSDLAIGEISNAYEIIDILSTHEQIKL
- the selD gene encoding selenide, water dikinase SelD is translated as MIYHDKKLTQFVRAAGUAAKLDPSGLNKTISSLNLSHPNLLSSTNSNEDASVFKISSDLALVQTLDFITPVVNDPFIYGQIAAANSLSDVFAMGGEVINALNIVGFDSCNLAPEILGEILKGGADKVKECGGIIVGGHTIETQQMYYGLSVTGRVHPDKFWANNTAINGNVLILTKPLGSGILSTAIKADLLSMEQIKEAATIMAQLNFYALKALDSIKVYGATDVTGFGFLGHLSEMLNEKISFEIYEKNVPIIASAKEFADMGIIPEGSYKNREFAKHFIDKEADILLFDAQTSGGLLLAVGEKDAMLAVKRLKEVGYEHSAIVGSAVSKSEFGIFLR
- a CDS encoding NAD(P)H-dependent oxidoreductase; translation: MNYLEILKFRHACKVFDESKKISAGEFDFILEAGRLSPSSTGLEQWDILVVQNKELREKIKALSWNQVQITSCSHLVVVLAKIKEVKFGSAYVNKMIARNTNKDPEAIAARQKFYHDFLLANFKNDDELTFQWSHEQCMIIATNMMNAAASLGIDSCPIEGFDRHALNELLGLDESFQRVAIMVPFGYRLNPQPKKLRREISDIVTWIY